The Sphingobium baderi genomic sequence AACGCACCGATCTGACGATCCAAAGCCGCATAAACAGCTCACTCAAAAAACCCACTCACTAAACCGCGCCCTCAGGAGTGTCGGCTACGCCGCCACGTGCTCCCAGGGGGAGCATGCGACTTCTTCCGCCCTCTTTTCATGCCCTAGCGCTAAACGAAGGGTTGGAACGGCGCGAAATTCAAAGGGATCAGAATGACGATACCGCGACAGTGCGGCCTTTGGGCTCAGGCACGAAACGGGCCCGTTGCTGTACCGCGCCATATCCACGCAGCCGCGACCAATTATCGAGGATAGTCGCGACGTAACCCTGCGTTTCCCTGATCCGCGGAACAGCCCCGCCCTTAACCCGGCCCGGCCCGGCGTTATAGGCCGCCAGGGCCAGATGCACCTGACCAAACGTGTCGAGCTGGGTCCGCAGATAACGGGCGCCGCCGCGCAGATTCTGGACGGGATCATAGGGGTTAATCCCAAGCTGGGCCGCAGTCCCCGGCATCAGTTGCGCCAGGCCGTAGGCTTTCATCTTCGAGATCGCTGCCGGATTATACCGGCTCTCCTGAATGATCATCGCGTCAAACAGCCCGGTCGGAATGCCGTGTTCGCAGGCGATTGCACTCATCATTCCATAATAGGCAGCGCGGCGCGCCTCGGCATCCGGCTTCAGAAAGCCCGCCGGACGATAGGGAATGGAGGCGCATCCCGGCGTGTAAGGCACTGCAGCAAGCGCGGGATATTGCCCTTTCATCCATCCTGGCACCGCGATCGAGGAAACCGGTGCAACCCCGGCCGCCGCCACATCATACGAGGCTGCAACCTCGCTCTGGCCCTCTGCCGACGCAGCAAACTCCTGCCCCATCTGATACTCGACATAGCGGCGCGACAGGTCATGCACCCGAAAGGCTTCGGGAATCCCCGCATCCGGTGCAGCAACCGGCATCGCCGGCGTACCGTCCGCTGCCGGAGCCGGTTGTCCCATGACGACAAGTTCCACCTTTCGCGTCTTTTTTACTTCAGACGCGCTTACACTATTGGGAACGAAGCACAGTAACGCGATCAATCCCGATGCTCGATAGACACGCATATAAACCCTCCAAAGCCTTGGTAAGAGAATTGGAGTTCACCGCCTTTGCCCTTGTCAACGCCGACAAGCTCACGAACAATTTCTTTGAAAAAGGCTTTGGAGGGCTTCCAGCATGTGGCTCGTACCCCGCGACACCAACGGCAAAGGCTCAAATCGCATCCCGTTGCCCCCCGAGCTGCGCGCAGCGCTGATCCGCTGGTACGTTGGCAAGGGCACCGTCCACGACGAAAAGGCCGGCATCACCCTCGTTCAGCAGGCGCGCATCGGCCACAAATGGATCGCCTGCGACTGCCTCGGCGCCGACAAGGCCCCCGCCATCCTAACCCCGGCATTCCTCTCCGAGGCGGAAACCTACTATCTACGCCGGCTCACCAGCTCGAAACGCCCCGAACATCTGCCCGACTGCCCGTTCTTCCGCGACCAAGTGACGATCCGCATCAGCGAGGTACGCTCGCGATCGACGCCGCTCGAGCCACCCTCAGGCTTCTTCGAGGTGCTTAAACCCGCGCCGGAGAAACTCGCGCAGCGTCCCGAGGACGACTCCAACGACGATCGCACCCGGCACGCCTCGATCCCGAGGCTTGCACGCCTGCTATGGCGTCTCATGGCCGCTGCCGGCGTCAACCGCATTGCCCCGCTCGCCTATCGAGAGGAATGGTCGATCCGGCATGAGTTCGCGGCGCTCACCAGAGCGGCAGGGCTGATCGAGATCGCGCCGGGCATCCAACTGGAGAAAGCCTTCTGGACCCACCCAAAGCCCCTACAGGCGCGGGCCGTCTACGCCACGCTGCGCGCGCTGGAAGACAGATGGCCCCGCGATCATGCGCCGCAAGGCTTTGTCCTTCTCTACGCCAAAGGCATTCATGGACAGGAAATCACGCTGCCTGACGGCGACACCGTCACGATCGCCAACCGCATCCAGTCGCCATCGGTGCGCGGCAATCCGATTGCAGGGCCGTTCCTGGTCATCATCGTCGTCGGCAAATATCCCGAGGCCAAGGGCTACGCGCCGCTGCGCGCTTATGCCCAGCCCATCCTCAATGGGCGGCTGTTCGCACCTGTCGATTCCGATTTCGAACGCGACGTATTGCGCACGATTCTGCGCACCCAGCAGGAGCTTCACGGCCGCGGTATCGACCTCGCGATCGACAAGCCGGTGTTCGACACCCTGACGCCGGATGGGCCGTGTCGTCCCGACTTCCTGATCGAAGCGCGATCACGCGAGACCGGCGAGATCCGCAACCTTGTCGTCGAGGCCATGGGCTTCAAGACCGAGGAATACGAGGCGAGTAAGGCCATCACACATCCGCGTATGGCGCACCTGGGTCAGATCGTGACGATCGACAGGCAGGATGATGATGCCCACACAGGACGGCGTGCGCTTCTTGAAGGGCTTGGCCTCTGACGCTCTAGCGCCAGGACAGGCTGGCTGCGAAATAGCCGATGATGCCAAGCGTCACCGGCGTCGAGAGCAGATAGAGTTTCTGCCAGCGCCACCAGATCCGGGGCAACAGCAGCGCCGCTCCCTTCACGCTGCGCGCATCCTCCCAGACTCGATCCTTCCAGAGTTCATGCAGAGCAACGCTCACCGAAAGCACCATGGCGATCGCGCAGCACAGGCTGGTCGCGAGATAGATTGCCATCCAGTTGGCGATTTCGAGGGGCGTAAACTGAGACATCCGGCCTTTGTTATACCTGTAACTTTCTACCAGGGCACCCATATCCGACGAGCAAATTCTTACAGGAAACCCCTTAAAATCCTTGGTCTATCAAGTATTTTCACAGACAAATCGCGCAAAGAGTGGAGAGGGAGAGAGGGAGTGGACCGAGAAGATCGGCCAAAGCCCTTCAACCTACCATTGGTGCCTTCCGGCATCTGCAACATGGAGGTAACTCCCCATGCAACGCTTTGTTCTCTTCATCGGCGAACCCGGCTCAGCGGACATCGTCGATATTTACCCCAGCAAAC encodes the following:
- a CDS encoding lytic transglycosylase domain-containing protein; the protein is MELVVMGQPAPAADGTPAMPVAAPDAGIPEAFRVHDLSRRYVEYQMGQEFAASAEGQSEVAASYDVAAAGVAPVSSIAVPGWMKGQYPALAAVPYTPGCASIPYRPAGFLKPDAEARRAAYYGMMSAIACEHGIPTGLFDAMIIQESRYNPAAISKMKAYGLAQLMPGTAAQLGINPYDPVQNLRGGARYLRTQLDTFGQVHLALAAYNAGPGRVKGGAVPRIRETQGYVATILDNWSRLRGYGAVQQRARFVPEPKGRTVAVSSF